One window of the Trifolium pratense cultivar HEN17-A07 linkage group LG2, ARS_RC_1.1, whole genome shotgun sequence genome contains the following:
- the LOC123904217 gene encoding uncharacterized protein LOC123904217 — MASSSNKFQVPFAGKWNDFSVADDGMKYVPEPKGSKEHREIWESQVMIPFAIDENVYAFGGPIPDDMNLTREVDEIFPCLETCEPRIFDSKPYNFEYMLTNYKPFRSHPYYGNSLYLTWLDRIEQSFGKFWKDYGIFELIQFSRIGPKYQPEMLIAAMHFFEKSTNTFHFKSGMMTPTLFDVSAITGLRPTGKTYSPDDVSDNITLNYKENAFSAFILKHSGPENEEVSDEEHVAFLTLWLSHYVFCSRSLQIARKFIPMAVQIHEGCHFALGRLLLATLYESIGEVCDNLKGLVPAKSKSKKAAPDGCFQAAGPMWLLQLWLNATFEKELGLFIPTEHHASIAKRKIEGTRLIRLQPNPLEQNSQQLFMKYMKIFLAIDQFKPEHAPFVKRTIGPSWFVKEIPVLNPNAEEEINETWTAYLDPTILSIRIGTLSSEYALIGYQPNLVSRQFGFSQLRPKSMYIRKKNIVLGTTVTSTLYERYMKISRDNVYGFEPFDFNLSYYCTQEFANWWRRYFDSKHLGDAVLISRLESGFTRPQIKRIEQQVKTTVTKKQAADSAKTVKEKTTSKSVETEEPSKVHIESKLVFL; from the exons ATGGCGTCTTCATCTAACAAATTTCAAGTTCCTTTCGCTGGAAAATGGAACGACTTCTCTGTTGCTGATGATGGAATGAAGTATGTTCCAGAACCCAAGGGTAGCAAAGAGCACCGAGAAATTTGGGAAAGTCAGGTAATGATTCCCTTTGCCATTGATGAAAATGTTTATGCTTTCGGTGGTCCGATCCCAGACGATATGAACTTGACTAGGGAAGTAGACGAGATATTTCCATGTCTAGAAACTTGCGAGCCTAGAATCTTTGATAGCAAACCCTATAACTTTGAATATATGCTGACAAATTATAAACCCTTTCGATCCCATCCTTATTACGGAAATAGCCTTTACCTTACTTGGCTTGATCGAATAGAGCAATCCTTTGGTAAATTCTGGAAAGATTACGGAATCTTTGAGTTAATACAGTTCTCTAGGATAGGACCCAAATACCAACCTGAAATGCTCATTGCTGCGAtgcatttctttgaaaaatctaCCAACACCTTTCATTTTAAAAGTGGTATGATGACACCTACCCTGTTCGATGTGTCAGCTATCACAGGGTTAAGACCCACTGGCAAAACTTACAGCCCTGATGATGTTAGTGATAACATCACtttaaactacaaagaaaacgCCTTTTCTGCCTTTATCCTCAAACATTCAGGACCTGAGAATGAAGAAGTCTCAGATGAAGAACATGTGGCCTTTCTCACTCTATGGCTATCCCATTATGTATTTTGCTCTCGATCTCTCCAAATTGCTAGGAAATTTATACCCATGGCTGTGCAAATACATGAAGGATGCCATTTTGCCTTAGGACGCCTTCTGCTGGCAACTCTGTATGAGTCGATTGGGGAAGTTTGTGATAACCTGAAAGGTTTAGTTCCTGCCAAGTCGAAATCGAAGAAAGCTGCGCCAGATGGATGTTTTCAAGCTGCTGGGCCAATGTGGCTATTACAGTTGTGGTTAAATGCCACCTTTGAAAAAGAACTTGGTTTGTTCATTCCCACTGAACATCACGCTTCGATAGCTAAAAGGAAAATCGAAGGTACTCGTTTAATAAGGCTTCAACCTAATCCCCTTGAACAGAACTCTCAACAGCTATTCATGAAGtacatgaaaattttcttaGCCATCGACCAATTCAAGCCTGAACACGCTCCATTTGTGAAGAGAACCATTGGTCCCTCCTGGTTCGTCAAAGAGATACCAGTGTTGAATCCTAACGCTGAGGAGGAAATAAATGAAACTTGGACAGCCTACTTAGATCCTACTATTCTGTCTATTCGAATTGGTACCCTATCTTCTGAATATGCATTAATTGGGTATCAACCGAACTTGGTTTCTAGACAGTTTGGCTTTTCACAGCTTCGACCAAAGAGCATGTATATAAGGAAGAAAAACATCGTGCTTGGGACAACTGTGACTTCCACTTTGTATGAAAGGTACATGAAGATTAGTCGTGACAACGTTTATGGCTTCGAGCCATTTGACTTCAACCTTTCTTACTACTGTACACAAGAGTTTGCCAACTGGTGGAGGCGATATTTCGACAGCAAACACCTAGGAGATGCAGTGCTTATCTCGAGGTTGGAGAGTGGGTTTACTCGACCTCAGATAAAGAGAATCGAACAGCAAGTCAAGACTACAG TTACCAAAAAACAAGCTGCAGATTCTGCTAAAACAGTTAAAGAGAAAACAACATCAAAGTCAGTTGAGACTGAAGAGCCTTCTAAGGTACATATTGAATCGAAACTTGTTTTCCTTTGA